The proteins below come from a single Bacteroidota bacterium genomic window:
- a CDS encoding site-specific integrase has product MAKYNFNLRDWSSTKETPINLVIRWNNKRLVFPTNERINPKFWNLKTQSVKEKAQIPEFPEFNTRLDRIKSRAKDLFRRFQNDNDQRQPSFDELREILYTGFSDKNTPQKINLFQFFDQFINESKNKVNEKTGKMFSSATIQTYQNAKTVLQAYQTAKRIKINFNSIDLDFYIDFTEYLTKEKRYSTNTIGKHIKILKTVLNEATERGINESIAFKSKRFRVITEKTESVYLSERELQELYNLDLSDDTKLERVRDLFIVGCWTGLRFSDFSKIQPENIIKNKDGEFLEIETQKTREPVVIPIHWTVKEILNKYNGTTQNSLPRALSNQKMNAYLKKIGETKEIMQELTTHTKTKGGMNVSKMVKKYELITTHTARRSFSTNAYLDGVPIITIMKITGHKTEKAFMRYIKITPNEHAKILQLHWQRKQGLKVV; this is encoded by the coding sequence ATGGCAAAATACAATTTCAATCTGAGGGATTGGTCCAGTACCAAAGAAACACCTATTAATCTTGTTATACGGTGGAATAATAAAAGATTGGTTTTCCCAACCAATGAGCGCATTAACCCCAAATTTTGGAACCTTAAAACTCAATCGGTAAAAGAAAAGGCACAAATCCCTGAATTCCCAGAGTTTAATACAAGACTGGATAGAATTAAGTCAAGAGCGAAAGACCTTTTCCGTCGATTTCAGAATGACAATGATCAACGACAACCATCATTTGATGAACTCAGGGAAATACTTTATACTGGTTTTAGCGACAAGAACACGCCTCAAAAAATAAACCTATTCCAATTCTTTGACCAGTTTATTAACGAGTCAAAGAATAAAGTAAATGAAAAGACCGGGAAAATGTTTTCGAGTGCGACTATACAAACATACCAGAACGCAAAAACTGTATTACAGGCATACCAAACGGCAAAAAGAATAAAGATCAATTTTAACTCAATAGATTTAGATTTTTACATTGATTTCACAGAATATCTTACTAAAGAAAAAAGGTACTCAACCAACACTATCGGCAAACATATAAAAATTCTAAAAACCGTATTAAATGAGGCAACTGAAAGAGGAATTAATGAATCAATTGCATTTAAAAGTAAACGGTTCAGAGTTATTACGGAAAAAACAGAAAGTGTCTATTTATCTGAAAGGGAATTGCAGGAGCTGTATAACCTCGACTTATCAGATGATACGAAGTTAGAACGTGTCCGAGACTTGTTTATTGTTGGTTGTTGGACTGGATTGCGGTTTTCTGACTTTTCAAAGATTCAACCTGAGAATATTATTAAAAATAAAGATGGGGAATTTCTTGAAATTGAAACGCAGAAAACAAGGGAACCAGTTGTGATACCTATACACTGGACGGTTAAAGAAATATTGAATAAATACAATGGTACCACACAAAATTCACTTCCTCGTGCATTATCGAACCAAAAAATGAATGCCTACCTTAAAAAGATTGGTGAAACAAAAGAAATAATGCAGGAGCTGACCACACACACCAAAACAAAGGGCGGAATGAACGTTTCAAAGATGGTGAAGAAATACGAGTTAATTACTACCCATACTGCCAGAAGGTCATTCTCAACTAACGCATATTTGGACGGAGTGCCAATAATTACTATTATGAAAATAACAGGTCATAAAACTGAAAAGGCATTTATGAGGTATATAAAAATCACTCCGAATGAACACGCCAAAATATTACAACTTCATTGGCAGAGAAAACAAGGTTTAAAAGTAGTATAG